A region of Mesoplodon densirostris isolate mMesDen1 chromosome 11, mMesDen1 primary haplotype, whole genome shotgun sequence DNA encodes the following proteins:
- the CBX6 gene encoding chromobox protein homolog 6: MELSAVGERVFAAESIIKRRIRKGRIEYLVKWKGWAIKYSTWEPEENILDSRLIAAFEQKERERELYGPKKRGPKPKTFLLKARAQAEALRISDVHFSVKPTASASSPKLHSSAAVHRLKKDIRRCHRMSRRPLPRPDPQGGSPGLRPPISPFSETVRIINRKVKPREPKRNRIILNLKVIDKGTGGGGAGQGAGALARPKVPSRNRVIGKSKKFSESVLRTQIRHMKFGAFAMYNKPPPGPLPPPPATKADIAASPGQGLLLAAPSAPYDARSSSSSGCPSPTPQSSSDPDDAPPKLLPETTSPSAPDWREPEVLDLSIPPEAAATSKRAPPDVTAAASQALPAAPQPAGAASEPEAGDWRPEMSPCSNVVVTDVTSNLLTVTIKEFCNPEDFEKVAAGVAGAAAGGGSSGQSK; encoded by the exons ATGGAGCTGTCTGCAGTGGGCGAGCGGGTCTTCGCGGCCGAATCCATCATCAAACGGCGGATCCGAAAG GGACGCATCGAGTACCTGGTGAAATGGAAGGGGTGGGCCATCAA GTACAGCACTTGGGAGCCGGAGGAGAACATCCTGGACTCGCGGCTCATTGCAGCCTTCGAGCAGAA GGAGAGGGAGCGTGAGCTGTATGGGCCCAAGAAGAGGGGACCCAAACCCAAAACTTTCCTCCTGAAG GCGCGGGCCCAGGCGGAGGCCCTCCGCATCAGTGATGTGCATTTCTCGGTCAAGCCGACCGCCAGCGCCTCCTCGCCCAAGCTGCATTCCAGCGCGGCCGTGCACCGGCTCAAGAAGGACATCCGCCGCTGCCACCGCATGTCCCgccgccccctgccccgcccagaCCCCCAGGGGGGCAGCCCCGGCCTGCGCCCGCCCATCTCACCCTTCTCCGAGACCGTGCGCATCATCAACCGCAAGGTCAAGCCTCGGGAGCCCAAGCGGAACCGCATCATCCTGAACCTGAAGGTGATCGACAAGGGCACGGGCGGAGGCGGCGCCGGGCAGGGGGCCGGGGCCCTTGCCCGCCCCAAAGTCCCCTCACGGAACCGCGTCATCGGCAAGAGCAAAAAGTTCAGCGAGAGCGTCCTGCGCACGCAGATCCGCCACATGAAGTTCGGCGCCTTCGCAATGTACAACAAGCCCCCGCCCGGCCCTCTGCCGCCCCCGCCAGCCACCAAGGCCGACATCGCCGCCTCCCCTGGCCAGGGGCTGCTCCTGGCAGCCCCCAGTGCCCCGTACGACGCCCGCAGCTCCAGCTCCTCCGGCTGCCCTTCGCCGACCCCGCAGTCCTCCTCCGACCCGGATGACGCGCCCCCCAAGCTGCTCCCCGAGACCACGAGTCCATCTGCCCCCGACTGGCGGGAGCCCGAGGTGCTTGACCTGTCCATCCCTCCCGAGGCGGCGGCCACCAGCAAGCGGGCGCCTCCCGACGTCACTGCGGCTGCCAGCCAGGCCCTTCCCGCGGCCCCTCAGCCTGCCGGCGCCGCCTCAGAGCCCGAGGCTGGAGACTGGCGCCCTGAGATGTCACCCTGCTCCAACGTGGTCGTCACCGATGTCACCAGCAATCTCCTGACGGTCACTATCAAGGAATTCTGCAACCCTGAGGATTTCGAGAAGGTGGCTGCTGGGGTAGCAGGCGCCGCAGCGGGGGGTGGCAGCAGTGGGCAGAGCAAGTGA